DNA sequence from the Vicinamibacterales bacterium genome:
CTTCGGTCGGCCGCCTGTCCTGAGCGAACCCAAACGTCAGTTTGAACGAGTCGAAGGATGAGCCCGGAAACCTGGGCCATCGCGCGGTTCACCGTGCTGATGGCGCTCATCGCCACCGCGTTGACGCTGCCGCCGGCCATTGCCGCGGGCTGGCTGCTGGCGCGCCGCACGTTTCCCGGCAAGGCCCTGGTCGAGACCGTCGTCTCGCTTCCGCTGGTGCTTCCGCCCGTGGCCACCGGCCTGCTGCTGCTGTGGCTCTTCGGGCGCCGGAGCCCGGTGGGGCAGGCGCTGGATGCGCTGGGCATCGAGGTGGTCTTCACGTGGAAGGCCGTGGTGATTGCGATGATGGTGGTCAGCTTTCCGCTCGTGGCGCGCAGCGTGCGGTCGGGGATCGAGCAGGTCGACCGCCGCTACGAGGACCTGGCGGCGACCCTCGGCGCCGGCCCGCTCCGGATCCTGCGGACCATCACGTTGCCCCTCGCCTCGCGCGGTATCGTGGCCGGCGCCGTGCTCGGCTTCTCCCGCGCGCTGGGCGAATTTGGCGCCACCATCATGGTGGCCGGCGCCATCCCCGGCCGCACCCAGACACTGGCCGTCGGCATCTACACGTTCGTGGAAACCGGTCGCGAAGAGGCGGCCTGGGGCCTGCTCCTGCTGTCGGCGCTGCTGGCCTTCGGCGCGATCTATCTCTCCAACCGCCTGGTCGCCGTCAAGCC
Encoded proteins:
- the modB gene encoding molybdate ABC transporter permease subunit, whose amino-acid sequence is MSPETWAIARFTVLMALIATALTLPPAIAAGWLLARRTFPGKALVETVVSLPLVLPPVATGLLLLWLFGRRSPVGQALDALGIEVVFTWKAVVIAMMVVSFPLVARSVRSGIEQVDRRYEDLAATLGAGPLRILRTITLPLASRGIVAGAVLGFSRALGEFGATIMVAGAIPGRTQTLAVGIYTFVETGREEAAWGLLLLSALLAFGAIYLSNRLVAVKP